The DNA region TGTCACCAGGTAATATCTTAATATAATGCATCCGCATCTTACCTGATACATGCGCTAAAATCCTATGCCCACCTTCAATCTCTACCTTAAAAGTTGCATTTGGTAAGGTCTCCACTATTTTACCTTCTACTTGAATAGGTTCTTCTTTAGCCATATTAAA from Candidatus Kaelpia aquatica includes:
- the infA gene encoding translation initiation factor IF-1 gives rise to the protein MAKEEPIQVEGKIVETLPNATFKVEIEGGHRILAHVSGKMRMHYIKILPGDKVSLELSPYDLTRGRITYRK